In Nicotiana tabacum cultivar K326 chromosome 19, ASM71507v2, whole genome shotgun sequence, one DNA window encodes the following:
- the LOC107831116 gene encoding agamous-like MADS-box protein AGL61: protein MSTGHIKVRKSVRLAKIENQNNRQVTFSKRRNGVFKKANELVVMTGAEIGIIVCPQGSKPYSFGHPNINETINKYVGEERPPSPSSPGIDDKYVQMFRKANSSELNTQLNSLQDQLDFALHLKSKLKQMNKKVEGQQEWFKGPIEKMNYIEASMLKEGLEDLLLKVKNYGTEHGYGYENGKWKAE, encoded by the exons ATGAGTACTGGACATATTAAGGTTCGCAAAAGTGTTCGTCTCGCAAagatagaaaatcaaaataatcgACAAGTGACTTTCTCAAAACGCCGAAATGGTGTCTTCAAGAAAGCAAACGAGCTTGTTGTTATGACTGGTGCTGAAATTGGCATCATCGTGTGTCCACAAG GTAGCAAGCCTTACTCTTTTGGTCATCCAAATATAAATGAAACCATCAACAAATATGTTGGCGAAGAAAGGCCTCCATCACCATCATCACCAGGCATTGATGACAAGTATGTCCAGATGTTCCGAAAAGCCAATTCTAGTGAACTTAACACACAACTCAATTCTCTGCAAGACCAACTGGATTTTGCATTACACTTGAAAAGCAAACTCAAGCAAATGAATAAGAAAGTGGAGGGCCAACAAGAGTGGTTCAAGGGTCCTATAGAGAAGATGAACTACATCGAGGCTTCAATGTTGAAGGAGGGATTGGAAGATCTGCTCTTGAAGGTGAAGAACTATGGTACTGAGCATGGTTATGGTTACGAAAATGGAAAGTGGAAGGCTGAATAA